A section of the Clostridium sp. TW13 genome encodes:
- a CDS encoding Gfo/Idh/MocA family protein → MKVGILGTGFGSYHANIYSKMSNIDSIQIFGRNEDKLKKIEQDLQINTTSNINDIITSKDIDLIDVCLPSPLHKQYAIEAMKNGKDVFCETPVALSLEDAIAIKQAAKQYDKRVFVDMFIKFEEPYDYIHKVIEENTLGKLKALHIRRKTPHLWGDLGLSQITTNLMIHEFDFITWLLGNPNKITASGVESKEGEAHVSTLLNYDDVVVEVQSSSMMPNYHPFSVAYEAMFENGTIEFIENGYADREEKSLKLFTNSGEETLELVNSNCYEQSIKHVVDCCEKNTPTRLSIDDAIASLKMALEIKDLLLKQ, encoded by the coding sequence ATGAAGGTAGGTATTTTAGGAACAGGTTTTGGTTCTTATCATGCTAATATTTATAGCAAAATGTCAAATATTGATTCAATTCAAATTTTCGGAAGGAATGAAGACAAACTAAAAAAAATAGAGCAGGATTTACAAATAAATACTACAAGCAATATAAATGACATAATTACAAGTAAAGATATTGATTTAATAGATGTTTGCCTTCCAAGTCCACTGCACAAACAATATGCCATCGAAGCTATGAAAAATGGAAAAGATGTTTTTTGCGAAACTCCTGTAGCCTTAAGCCTTGAAGATGCAATTGCTATTAAACAGGCAGCAAAGCAATATGATAAAAGAGTCTTTGTGGATATGTTTATAAAATTTGAAGAGCCCTATGACTATATTCACAAAGTTATTGAAGAAAATACTCTTGGAAAATTAAAAGCTTTGCATATTAGAAGGAAAACTCCTCATTTATGGGGTGACTTAGGGTTAAGTCAAATTACTACTAATCTTATGATTCATGAATTTGACTTTATCACATGGTTATTAGGCAATCCAAATAAAATTACAGCATCAGGGGTAGAAAGTAAAGAAGGTGAAGCTCATGTTAGCACTCTTTTAAATTACGATGATGTAGTTGTCGAAGTTCAATCATCATCTATGATGCCTAACTACCATCCTTTCTCTGTTGCATATGAAGCTATGTTTGAGAATGGGACTATTGAGTTTATAGAAAATGGATATGCTGATAGAGAAGAAAAGTCGCTAAAATTATTCACTAACAGTGGTGAGGAAACATTAGAATTAGTCAACAGCAATTGCTACGAACAATCTATTAAACATGTAGTGGACTGCTGCGAAAAAAATACTCCTACAAGATTAAGCATTGACGATGCCATTGCATCTTTAAAAATGGCTCTAGAAATTAAAGATCTACTTCTAAAGCAGTAA
- a CDS encoding helix-turn-helix transcriptional regulator, translated as MRVHRMISILLLIESKGKVKAKELAEELETSVRTIYRDVDELCEAGIPLTTDTGPNGGIHFIEGYTVGIKNLHGEDIINLYLNGMGIKADRQSDMAMKVNTALLKLQKNLSSELNNDLNTIRKRFYVDDIPWWGEEHKLCNIDMILQGVWQSQKLRITYEKHRGEMTQRDISPYGIVVNEMNWYMIAYCEKGNDIRTFKCERITECQCLNEKFIIPVNFSVKEFWKKSKQSFISECSKSEKYPVVIRIDKHRTDILKNFEVYKIEEAENHMDVTVNMFKYEFAVNDVLGIIGYIEVLNPPELRSYVQQELINIMDRYK; from the coding sequence ATGAGAGTTCATAGAATGATTTCGATATTGTTATTAATTGAATCTAAAGGAAAAGTTAAAGCCAAGGAACTAGCTGAAGAACTTGAAACCTCAGTTAGAACAATTTATAGAGATGTTGATGAACTATGTGAAGCAGGCATACCATTAACTACAGATACTGGACCTAATGGGGGGATACACTTCATAGAAGGTTACACTGTTGGAATAAAGAATTTGCACGGAGAGGATATAATAAATCTATATCTTAATGGTATGGGAATAAAAGCAGATAGACAAAGTGATATGGCTATGAAAGTAAATACTGCATTATTAAAGCTTCAAAAAAACTTATCATCTGAGTTAAATAATGATTTAAACACAATAAGAAAAAGATTTTATGTTGATGACATTCCTTGGTGGGGAGAGGAACATAAGTTGTGTAATATTGATATGATTCTTCAAGGAGTTTGGCAATCACAAAAGCTTAGAATTACTTATGAAAAACATAGAGGTGAAATGACACAAAGGGACATTAGCCCCTATGGTATTGTTGTTAATGAAATGAATTGGTACATGATAGCATACTGTGAAAAAGGCAATGATATAAGAACATTTAAGTGTGAGAGAATAACTGAATGTCAGTGTCTAAATGAAAAATTTATTATACCAGTGAATTTTTCTGTTAAAGAGTTTTGGAAGAAAAGCAAACAATCATTCATAAGTGAATGTTCAAAAAGTGAGAAGTATCCAGTTGTTATAAGAATAGATAAACACAGGACAGATATTTTGAAGAATTTTGAGGTATACAAAATAGAAGAAGCTGAAAATCATATGGACGTAACAGTAAATATGTTTAAATATGAATTTGCAGTGAATGATGTTCTTGGAATCATTGGTTATATAGAAGTTCTTAATCCACCAGAATTAAGGAGTTATGTGCAACAAGAATTAATTAATATAATGGATAGGTATAAATGA
- a CDS encoding CD3324 family protein, with product MKCAKIERILPDNLLKEIQKYIQGEYIYVPYQLKERKKWGEHSGSRANIQARNEKIRTKYKNGYKVKDLAEEFYLSVESIKKIVYVRNK from the coding sequence ATGAAGTGTGCAAAAATTGAAAGAATTTTACCTGATAATCTACTTAAAGAAATTCAAAAGTATATTCAAGGTGAATATATATATGTTCCATATCAATTGAAAGAAAGAAAAAAATGGGGAGAACATTCAGGAAGTCGAGCGAACATACAAGCTAGAAATGAAAAAATACGTACTAAGTATAAGAATGGATATAAGGTTAAAGACTTGGCTGAAGAATTTTATCTTTCTGTAGAGAGTATAAAGAAAATTGTATATGTAAGAAATAAATAG
- a CDS encoding alpha/beta fold hydrolase, which produces MKCKVKDLSINYEIIGEGKPIIMIHGYYADNRVMAGCMEPIFSIKDGYKRIYIDLPGMGKSESAEWITNSDIMLDIVIDFIEKIIPNENFLIVGNSYGGYVSRGVIYKMQDRVDGIVLICPLLIPDYKKRNLPEHVVLVKDDMLLSKLTPEVAEDFNACMVAQSERIYERYQSEIMAGVEVANSEFLQTIMKNGYGFSFYVDKLDEKVNKPTLILLGKQDDCVGYKDAWDILDNFPRATLSILDGAGHNLQIEQEELFNSLINEWLVRIEEESFS; this is translated from the coding sequence ATGAAATGTAAGGTGAAAGATTTATCAATAAATTATGAGATAATTGGTGAAGGAAAACCAATTATTATGATACATGGTTATTATGCAGACAATAGGGTAATGGCTGGATGCATGGAGCCGATCTTTAGTATTAAAGATGGCTATAAACGAATATATATTGACTTACCAGGTATGGGGAAATCAGAAAGTGCAGAATGGATTACTAATTCAGATATTATGCTGGACATTGTAATTGACTTTATTGAAAAGATTATTCCTAATGAAAATTTTCTAATTGTAGGAAATTCTTATGGTGGTTATGTTTCAAGAGGAGTAATCTACAAGATGCAAGATAGGGTTGATGGCATTGTATTAATTTGCCCACTTTTAATACCAGATTATAAGAAACGTAATCTACCTGAGCATGTTGTTTTAGTAAAGGATGATATGTTGCTATCTAAACTAACTCCAGAGGTAGCAGAGGATTTTAATGCTTGTATGGTGGCTCAAAGTGAAAGAATATATGAAAGGTACCAAAGTGAGATAATGGCGGGGGTTGAAGTAGCAAATAGTGAATTTTTACAAACCATTATGAAGAATGGTTATGGATTCTCATTTTATGTGGATAAGTTAGATGAAAAAGTTAATAAGCCTACTCTTATATTGTTAGGAAAACAAGATGATTGTGTTGGTTATAAGGATGCGTGGGATATATTGGACAACTTTCCGAGGGCAACATTATCTATACTAGATGGAGCAGGACATAATCTTCAAATAGAGCAAGAAGAATTATTTAATTCATTAATTAATGAATGGCTTGTAAGGATTGAAGAGGAGTCTTTTTCTTAA
- a CDS encoding transposase, translating to MPRKIRKLNDSGIYHIVIQGYNRTTIFKDKSDKEFFINILFLNVLQNNMKVFAYCIMDNHAHLLIWDFNNILSILMKEITKKYAYYLNKKYERTGKVFHDRFRSEPIEDTADLLSILDFIHNDPIRTNLVNQPSYYKWSSYNSYLCNDNIDNCFVSTNELINRVSLNNYNYKYTLCVTEDTCNYKFMDCTNISSNKTILSENEAKIFIKEFLENKNEPLESIKTNWQLRYALVHELKEKSNLSIRTIAELLSLTRGIVQNIK from the coding sequence ATGCCAAGGAAAATTAGGAAATTAAATGATAGTGGTATATATCATATTGTCATCCAAGGATACAATAGAACCACAATCTTTAAAGATAAATCAGATAAAGAATTTTTTATTAATATACTCTTCCTTAACGTGTTACAGAATAACATGAAAGTTTTTGCTTATTGTATAATGGATAACCATGCTCATTTACTTATTTGGGATTTCAACAACATTCTTTCTATATTAATGAAAGAAATCACAAAAAAATATGCTTATTATCTAAACAAAAAATATGAAAGAACAGGGAAGGTTTTTCACGATAGATTTCGAAGTGAACCAATTGAAGATACAGCGGATTTACTTTCAATACTAGACTTTATACATAATGATCCTATAAGAACCAATTTAGTAAATCAACCAAGCTATTATAAGTGGAGTAGCTATAATTCTTATTTATGCAATGACAATATTGATAATTGTTTTGTTTCTACAAATGAACTAATAAATAGGGTATCTCTAAACAATTATAATTACAAATATACTTTATGTGTTACAGAAGATACTTGTAATTATAAATTTATGGACTGTACTAATATCAGTTCTAATAAGACAATTCTAAGTGAAAATGAAGCTAAAATATTCATTAAAGAGTTCTTAGAAAATAAGAATGAACCCTTAGAATCAATTAAGACAAACTGGCAATTAAGATATGCTTTAGTACATGAATTAAAAGAAAAATCAAACCTATCTATCAGAACCATAGCAGAGTTATTATCATTAACTAGAGGCATAGTACAAAATATAAAATAA
- a CDS encoding GNAT family N-acetyltransferase gives MEKELKFRRATVNEGELISEIKTRSYRDEKERFKPKVDKIPKWFYSEWYIDIPENIRLINEYDVYLLLVEDVIIGTFWVIDIDIDTIELEDFCILPEYQGFGYGFKALSMMEELYAEKKKWELSTPFYSVRNQYLYEKYGYKKVGTRSEETVILYEKVV, from the coding sequence ATGGAAAAAGAATTGAAATTTAGAAGAGCAACTGTAAATGAGGGGGAATTGATTTCAGAGATTAAAACAAGATCTTATAGGGATGAGAAGGAGCGTTTTAAACCTAAAGTAGATAAAATACCTAAGTGGTTTTATAGTGAATGGTATATAGATATACCAGAAAATATTAGATTGATAAATGAATATGATGTATATCTATTACTTGTTGAAGATGTGATTATAGGAACGTTTTGGGTTATTGATATTGACATAGATACTATTGAGCTTGAAGATTTTTGTATATTGCCAGAGTATCAAGGCTTTGGATATGGATTTAAAGCCTTAAGTATGATGGAAGAATTGTATGCTGAAAAGAAAAAGTGGGAATTGAGCACACCTTTTTACAGTGTTAGGAATCAATATTTGTATGAGAAATATGGCTATAAAAAAGTTGGTACTAGATCTGAAGAAACAGTTATCTTATATGAAAAAGTAGTATAG
- a CDS encoding NADH:flavin oxidoreductase, translated as MKKLFTEFNLKNVSIKNRICVPPMVIGLTDDGYVTAENIARYKELAKGGAGLIIQEATCINMDGRLSPKQLGIWNDEQIKGLKSIVDAVHAEDCKIFIQIHHAGVVGISEAPLCPSAYEYTGYGKTVVGREMTEEDIKSVQNDFIQAARRAYEAGYDGAELHGCHGYLISQFLNKNINKRTDEYGKNPEKFVTEILDGIRKVTPKEFVVGIRLGGFEPTIEAGIHHAKVLEQSGIDFFDVSYGFSIEQEMHVSEEYKFSNAIYAAEKIKEVVSVPVFGVNGIYSAETAEAVLNETNIDIVDIGKGSLINPNWANDAKNGKDTGKCFNCAKCMWFGQSQVCAGKVMFEKNNK; from the coding sequence TTGAAAAAATTATTTACTGAATTCAATCTTAAGAATGTATCAATAAAGAACCGTATTTGTGTACCTCCAATGGTTATTGGCTTAACAGATGATGGATATGTAACAGCTGAAAACATAGCTCGTTATAAAGAGTTAGCTAAGGGGGGAGCTGGATTAATAATTCAAGAAGCTACTTGTATTAACATGGATGGGAGATTATCTCCTAAACAACTTGGAATCTGGAATGATGAACAAATCAAAGGACTAAAAAGTATAGTTGATGCTGTTCATGCAGAAGATTGCAAGATATTTATACAAATTCACCATGCAGGGGTAGTTGGAATATCTGAAGCTCCATTATGTCCAAGTGCCTATGAATACACTGGTTATGGAAAAACTGTAGTTGGTCGTGAAATGACTGAAGAAGATATAAAATCTGTACAAAATGACTTTATTCAAGCTGCTAGGAGAGCTTATGAAGCTGGATATGATGGTGCTGAATTACACGGCTGCCACGGATACTTAATAAGCCAATTCTTAAATAAAAATATTAATAAGAGAACAGATGAATATGGCAAGAATCCAGAAAAATTTGTGACAGAAATACTAGATGGAATTAGAAAAGTAACTCCAAAGGAATTTGTTGTTGGAATTCGTTTAGGTGGATTTGAACCTACAATAGAAGCAGGCATCCATCATGCTAAAGTCTTAGAGCAAAGCGGAATAGATTTCTTTGATGTTTCTTATGGATTCTCCATAGAGCAAGAAATGCATGTTAGTGAGGAATATAAATTCTCTAATGCAATTTATGCAGCAGAAAAAATTAAAGAAGTAGTTTCAGTTCCCGTATTCGGAGTTAACGGAATTTACTCTGCAGAAACCGCAGAAGCAGTACTAAATGAAACCAATATAGATATCGTTGATATTGGCAAAGGTTCTCTTATAAACCCTAACTGGGCAAATGATGCTAAGAACGGTAAGGACACAGGTAAGTGCTTTAATTGTGCAAAATGTATGTGGTTTGGTCAATCTCAAGTTTGTGCTGGAAAAGTTATGTTTGAAAAAAATAATAAATAG
- a CDS encoding winged helix-turn-helix transcriptional regulator encodes MEQQVNDIKPAYCEICPVLHSLEIIGGKWRIPIIWHISIAKTIRYNELKRSIPGITNIMLTRSLQALEEHGLVKRVEYNKIPPHVEYSLTEVCEELLPALRIINEWGKKIP; translated from the coding sequence GTGGAGCAACAAGTAAATGATATAAAACCAGCTTATTGTGAAATTTGTCCTGTTCTTCATTCACTAGAAATAATAGGAGGCAAATGGAGAATACCGATTATATGGCATATATCTATAGCAAAAACCATTAGATATAATGAACTTAAACGAAGTATACCTGGAATCACTAACATAATGTTAACCCGCTCACTGCAAGCATTAGAAGAGCATGGACTTGTAAAAAGAGTAGAATATAATAAAATTCCACCGCATGTAGAGTATTCTTTAACAGAAGTTTGTGAAGAATTATTACCCGCATTGAGGATTATAAATGAATGGGGAAAAAAGATTCCATAA
- the polC gene encoding DNA polymerase III subunit alpha, producing the protein MKRINEIFSDYEADGNINTAIVESVVLKKKSKRLEMKISSDKYIEIKEFEALNRFIRQRFALDDSEITVKYADGTDKKPIEEELKKIVLSVADKHPALKAVINDSDYVVDNKTINFNFRVAVSGFLKAMDYDKQLNKVIKNFYGTTYNINFVDKVTSEDLALQEEARKQEMLAISKQVKVNVSNENTNVPREAELKKEDAKEETGGKKGDPFLILGRSSKIKENVIKITDITPDEGRVVIQGEISNMEVKELRSGKMLVSFDLYDGSSSMTCKSFLKPDEYEEVSSRLKKAKGVKLAGTASYSKFSGEVEMIANIIVETDGIRRTKRQDNAEVKRVELHMHTQMSQMDAMNSATDLIKRAMSWGMKSIALTDHGVVQAFPEAHKLLGRDNPDMKVLYGVEAYLAPDKNPSVTASKGQGIDTTYCVLDLETTGFSPVTEKITEIGIMKCQDGKVIDKFSCFVNPEKPIPSRVVEVTNITDDMVKDAETIEKVFPKMLEFIEGSVLVAHNAPFDVGFLKHNAKVLGYDFDFTYIDTLTLAQDIFPEYKSYKLGRIAKNLGIKVEVAHRALDDVDTTVQVFNVMLEKLKERGVQTVDDIDLYAADEESKKVEYKKVKTYHTIIFAKNYVGLKNLYKLVSYSSLDYFYKKPRILRSVLKKYSEGLILGSACSEGELYQAILLGKPEEEIEAIAAEYDYLEIQPLGNNDYLIRNGQVPDKEYLKEINKKIIKLGDKLGKPVVATGDVHFMDPEDEIYRRILEAGQGYKDADNQAPLYLRTTEEMLNEFSYLDPDKAYEVVVTNTNKIADMCEQISPISPEKATPYIDGCEQTIKDIAYGKAHELYGDPLPEIVQARLDKELESIIKNGFSVMYIIAQKLVWKSNEDGYLVGSRGSVGSSFVANMTGITEVNSLPPHYRCPKCKYSDFEDYGVKNGFDLPDKNCPVCGEKLDKDGIDIPFETFLGFNGDKEPDIDLNFSGEYQAKAHRYTEVIFGKGTTFKAGTIGTIAEKTAFGYVKKYYDEKNVTVNSAEINRISKGCTGIKRTTGQHPGGIIVVPKGREIFEFCPVQHPADDPNSDIITTHFDYHSIDQNLLKLDILGHDDPTVIRMLQDITGVNPHRIPMDDKETMSLFYSTEALGVTPEQINSDVGTFGIPEFGTKFVRGMLVDTKPREFSDLLCISGLSHGTDVWLGNAKDLIDNGVITSISDAVCTRDDIMVYLIKKGLPPNTAFKIMETVRKGKALKEPKFPEYEAMMREHDVPEWYIDSCKKIKYMFPKAHAAAYVMMAFRIAWFKVHIPKAYYAAYFTIRAKVFDAEVMIFGKERVKEKMKEIQAMGMQAPPKDKDMYESLELVLEMYERGIKFLPIDLYKSHATKFLVEEDGLRPPINSIAGMGNVAAEGIYNVVQEGTLISSVEDLRKRAKIGNSAIDSLRKFGCLKGLPESDQLSFFDVF; encoded by the coding sequence ATGAAAAGAATAAATGAAATTTTTAGTGATTATGAAGCAGATGGTAATATAAATACTGCTATTGTTGAATCGGTAGTCTTAAAGAAAAAAAGTAAACGCCTAGAGATGAAAATAAGTTCAGATAAGTATATTGAAATAAAAGAATTTGAAGCTCTTAATAGGTTTATAAGACAAAGATTTGCATTAGATGATTCTGAAATTACTGTAAAGTATGCTGATGGAACGGATAAAAAGCCTATAGAAGAAGAACTAAAAAAGATTGTACTTTCAGTAGCAGATAAACATCCAGCATTAAAAGCAGTTATAAATGATAGTGATTATGTAGTGGATAACAAAACTATAAACTTTAATTTTAGAGTGGCAGTATCAGGCTTTTTAAAAGCTATGGATTATGATAAACAACTTAATAAAGTAATAAAAAATTTTTATGGAACAACATATAATATTAATTTTGTTGATAAGGTAACCAGTGAAGATTTAGCTCTTCAAGAGGAGGCACGTAAGCAGGAGATGCTTGCGATTTCAAAGCAAGTTAAGGTGAATGTAAGCAACGAAAATACTAACGTACCTAGGGAAGCTGAACTTAAAAAAGAAGATGCAAAAGAAGAGACAGGTGGAAAAAAAGGAGATCCATTCTTAATATTAGGTAGAAGTTCTAAGATTAAAGAAAATGTAATAAAAATCACTGATATCACTCCTGATGAGGGAAGAGTAGTCATACAAGGTGAAATATCAAATATGGAAGTCAAGGAATTAAGAAGTGGGAAGATGCTTGTTTCTTTTGATTTGTATGATGGTTCAAGTTCCATGACTTGCAAGTCATTCTTAAAACCTGATGAATATGAAGAGGTATCATCAAGACTTAAAAAGGCCAAAGGGGTTAAGCTTGCTGGAACTGCTAGTTATAGCAAGTTCTCTGGAGAAGTTGAAATGATTGCTAATATCATAGTAGAAACTGATGGTATAAGGAGAACTAAGAGACAGGATAATGCAGAGGTGAAGAGAGTAGAGTTACACATGCATACTCAAATGAGCCAGATGGATGCTATGAACAGTGCAACTGACTTGATTAAAAGGGCAATGAGCTGGGGAATGAAGTCTATTGCACTGACAGACCATGGTGTAGTTCAAGCTTTTCCTGAAGCTCATAAGCTGCTAGGAAGAGATAATCCTGATATGAAGGTTTTATATGGAGTGGAAGCTTATCTTGCACCAGATAAAAACCCGTCAGTAACAGCTTCTAAAGGTCAGGGTATTGATACCACTTATTGTGTGTTAGACTTAGAAACTACAGGTTTCTCACCAGTGACTGAAAAGATAACTGAAATAGGAATAATGAAATGTCAGGATGGAAAGGTAATAGATAAATTTAGCTGCTTTGTAAATCCTGAAAAACCTATTCCTTCAAGAGTTGTGGAGGTTACCAACATAACTGATGATATGGTAAAGGATGCAGAGACTATAGAAAAAGTCTTCCCTAAGATGCTGGAGTTTATTGAGGGCAGCGTTTTAGTTGCTCATAATGCACCTTTTGATGTGGGATTTTTAAAGCATAATGCAAAGGTGCTAGGTTATGATTTTGACTTTACTTACATTGATACTTTAACCTTGGCACAGGATATTTTCCCAGAGTATAAGAGTTATAAGCTAGGAAGAATAGCAAAAAATCTTGGTATTAAGGTAGAAGTTGCCCATAGAGCTTTAGATGATGTTGACACCACTGTTCAAGTGTTTAATGTAATGCTTGAAAAGCTAAAAGAAAGAGGAGTTCAAACTGTTGATGATATAGATTTATATGCTGCGGATGAGGAATCTAAAAAGGTAGAATATAAAAAAGTTAAAACTTATCATACAATAATATTTGCAAAGAATTACGTGGGATTAAAAAATTTATATAAGCTTGTATCTTATTCTAGCTTAGATTATTTTTATAAAAAACCTCGTATATTAAGGAGTGTGCTTAAAAAGTATTCAGAAGGGTTGATTCTTGGTAGTGCCTGCAGTGAAGGAGAGTTATATCAAGCTATACTTCTTGGAAAGCCTGAGGAAGAAATAGAAGCTATTGCAGCAGAATATGATTATCTAGAAATCCAGCCTTTAGGAAATAATGATTATTTAATAAGAAATGGCCAGGTACCAGATAAAGAATATCTAAAAGAAATAAACAAGAAAATTATAAAACTTGGTGATAAGTTAGGTAAGCCAGTTGTGGCTACTGGGGATGTTCACTTTATGGATCCTGAGGATGAGATATATAGACGTATATTAGAAGCAGGACAGGGGTATAAGGATGCGGATAATCAAGCTCCATTATATTTAAGAACTACTGAAGAAATGCTTAATGAGTTTTCATATTTAGATCCTGATAAGGCGTATGAAGTAGTAGTTACCAATACTAATAAGATAGCAGATATGTGTGAGCAGATAAGTCCAATATCACCTGAAAAAGCCACACCATATATAGATGGTTGTGAGCAGACAATAAAGGATATAGCTTATGGGAAAGCCCATGAATTATATGGAGATCCATTGCCAGAAATAGTTCAGGCGAGATTAGATAAAGAACTAGAATCTATTATAAAAAATGGATTCTCAGTAATGTATATTATTGCTCAAAAATTGGTATGGAAATCAAATGAGGATGGATACTTAGTTGGTTCCAGAGGATCTGTTGGATCTTCTTTTGTGGCGAATATGACTGGTATAACGGAAGTAAATTCCCTTCCACCTCATTATAGATGTCCAAAATGTAAATATTCTGATTTTGAAGATTACGGAGTTAAAAATGGTTTTGACTTACCGGATAAGAACTGCCCTGTTTGTGGAGAAAAACTTGATAAGGATGGTATTGATATTCCGTTCGAAACCTTCTTAGGCTTTAATGGAGATAAAGAACCAGATATAGATTTAAATTTCTCAGGAGAATATCAAGCAAAAGCTCATAGATATACGGAAGTTATATTTGGAAAGGGCACAACTTTTAAGGCTGGAACTATAGGTACTATAGCTGAAAAAACAGCTTTTGGATATGTTAAAAAATATTATGATGAAAAAAATGTTACAGTGAATAGTGCTGAGATTAATAGAATCTCAAAAGGATGTACAGGAATAAAAAGAACCACAGGTCAGCATCCAGGGGGAATCATAGTTGTACCTAAGGGAAGAGAAATCTTCGAATTTTGTCCTGTTCAGCATCCAGCTGATGATCCAAATTCAGATATTATTACAACACACTTTGATTATCACTCTATTGACCAAAATTTATTAAAGCTCGATATACTAGGGCATGATGATCCAACAGTTATAAGAATGCTGCAGGATATAACAGGAGTAAATCCACATAGAATACCAATGGATGATAAAGAAACAATGTCTTTATTTTACTCAACAGAAGCTCTTGGAGTGACTCCAGAACAAATAAATTCGGATGTTGGGACTTTTGGAATTCCTGAGTTTGGTACTAAGTTCGTAAGAGGAATGCTTGTAGATACAAAGCCTAGGGAGTTTTCAGATTTATTATGTATATCAGGACTTTCTCATGGTACAGATGTATGGCTTGGAAATGCTAAGGACTTAATTGATAATGGAGTAATTACAAGTATAAGTGATGCTGTATGTACGAGAGATGATATCATGGTTTATTTAATTAAAAAAGGGCTTCCGCCTAATACTGCCTTTAAGATAATGGAGACAGTGCGTAAAGGAAAAGCTTTAAAAGAACCTAAGTTTCCAGAATATGAAGCAATGATGAGAGAGCATGATGTACCAGAATGGTATATAGATTCTTGTAAAAAGATAAAATACATGTTCCCTAAGGCCCATGCAGCAGCTTATGTAATGATGGCATTTAGAATAGCTTGGTTCAAGGTTCATATACCAAAGGCTTATTATGCAGCATACTTTACTATAAGAGCAAAGGTTTTTGATGCTGAGGTAATGATTTTTGGGAAAGAAAGAGTTAAAGAGAAGATGAAGGAAATTCAAGCTATGGGAATGCAAGCACCTCCAAAAGATAAGGATATGTATGAAAGTTTGGAGTTAGTGCTTGAAATGTATGAAAGAGGCATTAAGTTTCTTCCAATTGATTTATATAAGTCTCATGCAACAAAATTCCTAGTAGAAGAGGATGGATTGAGACCACCTATAAACAGTATTGCTGGTATGGGAAATGTGGCAGCAGAAGGTATATACAACGTAGTGCAAGAAGGAACCCTTATAAGCTCTGTAGAAGATTTGAGAAAGCGTGCTAAGATAGGAAATTCTGCAATAGACTCACTTAGAAAATTTGGATGCTTAAAAGGTCTTCCAGAAAGTGATCAATTGAGTTTCTTTGATGTTTTTTAA
- a CDS encoding MBL fold metallo-hydrolase — protein MKIKAVRLYENGFMTQDLAFGGSADKSQLDLTKTYASSLQNYLIDTGKEVILVDTGVPAETPEVAPKEGQKIYQGTRVETYLESLKSLGYNPEQVTKILLTHKHPDHSGELRSFPNAKIYLSSIEADALNLNGENIVRVDFKDGAYHNFDKSEKIVEGVYLLPAPGHTLGNSIVVAENEGLFYMMHGDVTYTDDALVQNQLSVVFEDKEAARVTLEKVREFVKDNPTVYLSTHTPEALVSLEEKRIIKL, from the coding sequence ATGAAAATTAAAGCAGTAAGATTATATGAGAATGGATTTATGACACAGGACTTAGCCTTTGGAGGAAGTGCTGATAAGAGTCAATTAGATTTAACAAAAACTTATGCATCAAGTCTTCAAAATTACCTTATAGATACAGGAAAGGAAGTAATCTTAGTTGATACAGGTGTCCCAGCAGAAACTCCAGAGGTAGCTCCAAAGGAAGGACAGAAGATTTATCAAGGTACTAGAGTAGAAACTTACTTAGAATCATTGAAGTCTTTAGGATATAATCCTGAGCAAGTAACTAAAATATTATTAACACATAAACATCCAGATCACTCAGGAGAGCTAAGAAGTTTCCCAAATGCGAAGATATATCTTTCTTCAATTGAAGCAGATGCATTAAACTTAAATGGAGAAAACATAGTAAGAGTTGATTTTAAAGATGGAGCATATCATAATTTTGATAAAAGTGAAAAGATTGTAGAAGGTGTTTATTTACTTCCAGCTCCAGGTCATACTTTAGGAAATAGCATTGTAGTAGCAGAGAATGAAGGTCTTTTCTATATGATGCATGGAGATGTAACATATACTGATGATGCACTTGTACAAAATCAACTATCTGTTGTATTTGAAGATAAAGAAGCTGCTAGAGTAACTCTTGAGAAGGTAAGAGAATTTGTTAAAGATAATCCTACAGTATATCTTTCTACTCACACTCCAGAAGCTCTTGTAAGCTTAGAAGAAAAAAGAATCATAAAACTATAA